One part of the Oncorhynchus clarkii lewisi isolate Uvic-CL-2024 chromosome 7, UVic_Ocla_1.0, whole genome shotgun sequence genome encodes these proteins:
- the LOC139413146 gene encoding zinc finger CCCH domain-containing protein 15-like: MPPKKPVQAAAGSKKTQEKKKEKIIEDKTFGLKNKKGGKQQKFIKNVSQQVKQVPGSKVAAEGDKNRKGDKKKELDELNELFKPVVAAQKVAKGVDPKSVLCAFFKQGQCTKGDKCKFSHDLTLERKCEKRSLYVDKRDDELEKDTMDNWDEKKLEEVVNQKHGEAEKKKAQSSKTQIVCKHFLDAIENNKYGWFWVCPSGADTCMYRHALPAGFVLKKDKKKDEKEDEISMEELIENERSALGPNVTRITLETFLAWKKRKRQEKVAKAEQDIEKKKADFKAGRSFGVSGRQVFEFCPDLADDDDEEADDIKYVEDDDDFDEVEDVQEFQDIDLARFVPKEVDNIGITVAAVDRFTAKSKPTKETNDDQLNGACGGVEENGHDGEDETLDDKEAEPVPVDENLFTGEDLDELDEELNTLDLDD, encoded by the exons ATGCCTCCGAAGAAACCAGTTCAAGCTGCCGCAGGTAGTAAAAAAACGCAAGAAAAGAAGAAGGAAAAGATCATTGAG GACAAGACATTTGGTTTGAAGAACAAAAAGGGTGGAAAACAACAGAAATTTATCAAGAATGTCTCTCAGCAAGTCAAGCAAGTTCCTGGTAGTAAG GTTGCTGCTGAAGGGGACAAGAACAGAAAGGGTGACAAGAAGAAAGAGTTAGATGAGCTGAACGAGCTTTTCAAGCCAGTGGTGGCTGCTCAGAAAGTCGCTAAAG GGGTGGACCCAAAGTCAGTTCTTTGTGCCTTCTTCAAGCAAGGCCAATGCACCAAAGGAGACaagtgcaagttctcccacgaTTTGACACTCGAGAGGAAGTGTGAAAAACGGAGCCTCTATGTTGACAAGAGAGATGACGAGCTTGAGAAAG ACACCATGGATAATTGGGATGAGAAGAAGTTGGAGGAGGTTGTGAACCAGAAGCACGGAGAAGCTGAAAAGAAAAAAGCTCAAAGCTCAAAAACTCAAATT GTTTGCAAGCATTTCCTTGATGCCATTGAAAACAACAAATATGGTTGGTTTTGGGTATGTCCTAGTGGAGCTGACACTTGTATGTACCGCCATGCATTGCCTGCTGGGTTTGTGCTAAAGAAAGACAAGAAGAAGGATGAAAAGGAAGATGAAATCTCAATGGAAGAGTTGATAGAGAATGAG CGATCTGCCCTTGGACCAAATGTCACCCGAATAACTCTGGAGACCTTCTTGGCCTGGAAAAAGAGGAAAAGGCAAGAAAAAGTGGCCAAGGCAGAGCAAGACATAGAGAAAAAGAAAGCTGATTTCAAAGCTGGCAGGTCCTTTGGG gtTAGCGGCCGTCAAGTATTTGAGTTTTGCCCAGATCTGGCTGATGATGACGATGAGGAGGCTGATGACATAAAATATGTTGAGGACGATGATGACTTTGATGAG GTTGAAGATGTTCAGGAGTTCCAGGACATTGATCTAGCCAGGTTTGTTCCAAAGGAAGTTGATAACATCGGGATAACTGTTGCTGCAGTTGACAGATTCACAGCCAAATCGAAGCCAACAAAGGAAACGAATG ATGACCAGCTGAACGGGGcttgtggaggtgtggaggagaatGGTCACGATGGGGAAGATGAGACTCTCGACGACAAGGAAGCAGAGCCCGTGCCTGTGGACGAGAACCTTTTCACTGGCGAGGACCTGGACGAACTGGATGAGGAACTCAACACACTGGACCTGGATGACTGA